The Delphinus delphis chromosome 7, mDelDel1.2, whole genome shotgun sequence genome includes a window with the following:
- the TTLL4 gene encoding tubulin monoglutamylase TTLL4 isoform X1, with product MASARTEHYTIGRGNSFKPSGPSGTVPTPPPEKPSEGKVWAQGHQQVKPIWKVEKKHVGTRSAELGPGLLGVPPQPTYFFCPSTLCSSGSTAVIAGHSNSCYLHSLPDLFSSTLLYRHSNYGHRPYQQLESFCLHSSLSEKRPLSLPQKRLPIRLTANKATSSKVSPMASSSTEPYLSLGAAGENPSGKSLASAISGKTPSPLSSSSSSYKPMLNNNSFMRPNSTKVPLLQATEGLKPVSSPKVQLVSWHQSGGTGDCALQPVEHKVPKSSGTVLDDDPSHSTLSTPSSLDASTTSAASPHYNWSNLATGAEPHPCGLDGDSVSQNLTKEVRFTEAVRKLTARGFEKKPRQGYHFEQSYFMNPSLQWDVLNRNRWWKPAVVGQQLPQENAGADSSVLPGASDTMELDSTVFCTKHISIHLLASHASGLSCSPACGSAINSPPLGEDKTPSLPSPPQPLGVAEVATHLSSIHLGKLGREEPKEARKLDSPARDIGSATDLQLDQVEAEDLEEELIGGLEDCCNHDENEEEEGDSECSSCSAVSPSESVAVISRNCMEILTKPLSKEKVVRPALIYSLFPNVPPTIYFGTPDERVEKLPWEQRKLLRWKMSTVTPNIVKQTIGRSHFKISKRNDDWLGCWGHHMKSPSFRSIQEHQKLNHFPGSFQIGRKDRLWRNLSRMQSRFGKKEFSFFPQSFILPQDAKLLRKAWESSSRQKWIVKPPASARGIGIQVIHKWSQLPKRRPLLVQRYLHKPYLISGSKFDLRIYVYVTSYDPLRIYLFSDGLVRFASCKYSPSMKSLGNKFMHLTNYSVNKKNAEYQANEDETACQGHKWALKALWSYLSQKGVNSDAIWEKIKDVVVKTIISSEPYVTSLLKMYVRRPYSCHELFGFDIMLDENLKPWVLEVNISPSLHSSSPLDISIKGQMIRDLLNLAGFVLPSAEDIASSSSSSSSSTASLPSSPRDRCRMAPEYFTAQKMKKAYYLTQKIPDQDFYSSVLDVLTPDDVRVLVEMEDEFSRRGQFERIFPSRISSRYLRFFEQPRYFNILTTQWEQKYHGNKLKGVDLLRSWCYKGFHTGSISDSAPVWTLPTSILTVPKGDVTLSDFSKSETGKLGKHGSSKGSIPLSGDGTMPKPTKTQAGLSPLPRKPSSSKDSEDTSKEPSLSTQTLPLIKYSGQTSRLSASSTSQSAGDSLLAAVSL from the exons ATGGCCTCAGCAAGAACAGAGCACTACACTATTGGCCGGGGAAACAGCTTTAAGCCGAGTGGGCCCTCAGGCACAGTGCCTACCCCGCCACCTGAGAAACCCTCTGAGGGCAAAGTCTGGGCTCAGGGTCATCAGCAGGTGAAGCCAATCTGGAAGGTGGAGAAGAAGCACGTGGGAACACGTTCAGCAGAGTTGGGCCCAGGCCTCTTGGGTGTCCCACCGCAGCCCACATACTTCTTTTGCCCCAGCACTTTATGTAGCTCCGGGAGCACGGCTGTCATTGCAGGCCACAGCAACTCCTGTTACCTGCACTCCCTCCCGGACCTGTTCAGCAGCACCCTGCTCTACCGCCACTCCAACTACGGCCACAGACCATACCAGCAGCTGGAGTCTTTCTGCTTGCATTCAAGCCTGTCAGAAAAAagacctctttctctccctcagaAGAGACTCCCTATCAGACTCACTGCCAATAAGGCCACTTCTTCCAAGGTCTCCCCCATGGCATCCTCATCCACAGAACCATACCTCTCACTGGGAGCGGCTGGGGAAAATCCTTCAGGGAAGAGCCTGGCCTCTGCCATCTCAGGGAAGACCccgtctcctctctcctcttcttcctcttcctacaAGCCCATGCTAAATAACAACTCCTTCATGCGGCCAAATAGCACTAAAGTGCCTTTATTGCAGGCCACAGAAGGCCTGAAGCCAGTATCCTCACCGAAGGTCCAGCTTGTCTCCTGGCATCAATCAGGGGGCACTGGAGACTGTGCACTCCAGCCTGTTGAGCACAAGGTGCCCAAGAGCAGTGGCACTGTCCTAGATGATGACCCTTCCCACAGCACCCTGTCTACCCCCAGTTCCTTAGACGCTTCCACCACCAGTGCTGCCTCTCCCCACTACAACTGGAGTAACTTAGCCACAGGGGCAGAGCCACATCCCTGTGGCCTGGATGGGGACTCTGTTTCCCAGAATCTGACTAAGGAGGTTCGGTTCACTGAGGCTGTGAGGAAGTTGACTGCAAGAGGCTTTGAGAAGAAGCCAAGGCAAGGCTACCATTTTGAACAGTCTTATTTCATGAACCCCAGCTTGCAGTGGGATGTCCTCAACAGGAACAGGTGGTGGAAACCAGCTGTGGTAGGCCAGCAGCTCCCTCAGGAGAATGCTGGAGCAGACAGTAGCGTCCTCCCTGGAGCCTCGGACACCATGGAGCTGGACAGTACAGTCTTCTGTACCAAACACATCAGTATTCACCTCCTTGCCTCACACGCCAGTGGGCTCAGCTGCAGCCCTGCCTGTGGATCTGCAATCAACTCCCCACCTCTTGGAGAAGACAAAACTCCATCTCTGCCTTCTCCCCCTCAGCCCCTTGGCGTGGCCGAGGTGGCCACCCACCTCTCTTCCATCCATCTGGGCAAGCTTGGGAGGGAGGAGCCTAAGGAAGCCAGGAAGCTGGACTCACCTGCTAGGGATATTGG TTCAGCTACTGACCTCCAGCTAGACCAGGTTGAAGCTGAAGATCTGGAAGAAGAGCTAATAGGTGGTTTGGAAGACTGCTGCAACCATGATGAGAATGAAGAGGAGGAGG GAGACTCAGAGTGCTCCTCATGCAGTGCTGTTTCCCCCAGCGAGTCAGTAGCAGTGATCTCTCG GAACTGTATGGAGATTCTGACCAAACCCCTTTCCAAAGAGAAAGTTGTCCGACCAGCCCTCATCTACAGTCTCTTTCCCAACGTGCCCCCTACCATCTATTTTGGCACTCCGGATGAGAGAG TGGAGAAACTTCCCTGGGAGCAGAGGAAGCTGCTCCGGTGGAAGATGAGCACAGTGACCCCCAACATTGTCAAGCAGACCATTGGACGGTCCCACTTCAAAATCAGCAAGA GGAATGATGACTGGCTGGGCTGCTGGGGTCACCACATGAAGTCTCCTAGTTTCCGATCCATTCAGGAGCATCAGAAG CTAAACCACTTCCCAGGTTCATTCCAGATTGGGCGAAAGGACCGACTGTGGCGGAACCTGTCCCGCATGCAGAGCCGGTTTGGCAAGAAGGAGTTCAGTTTCTTCCCCCAGTCCTTCATCCTGCCCCAGGATGCCAAGCTTCTGCGCAAAGCCTGGGAGAGCAGCAGCCGCCAAAAGTGGATTGTTAAACCA CCGGCATCTGCTCGAGGCATTGGCATCCAGGTCATTCACAAGTGGAGTCAGCTCCCCAAGCGAAGACCCCTTCTGGTACAGAG GTATCTCCACAAACCCTACCTCATCAGCGGCAGCAAGTTCGATCTGAGAATCTATGTTTACGTCACCTCCTATGATCCTCTACGGATTTACCTCTTTTCAGATGGACTCGTCCGCTTTGCCAGTTGCAA GTATTCCCCTTCCATGAAGAGCCTTGGCAACAAGTTCATGCACCTGACCAACTACAGTGTCAATAAAAAGAATGCCGAGTACCAGGCCAATGAAGACGAAACGGCCTGCCAGGGCCACAAATG GGCACTGAAGGCTTTATGGAGCTACCTGAGCCAGAAGGGAGTCAACAGTGATGCCATCTGGGAGAAGATAAAGGACGTTGTTGTCAAAACGATCATCTC GTCAGAACCCTATGTGACCAGCCTGCTGAAGATGTACGTGCGGCGGCCCTACAGCTGCCACGAGCTCTTCGGTTTCGACATCATGCTCGATGAGAACCTCAAGCCCTGGGTCCTGGAAGTCAACATCTCCCCAAG CCTCCACTCCAGCTCTCCACTGGACATCAGCATCAAAGGCCAGATGATCCGTGACCTTCTGAACCTGGCGGGCTTTGTTCTGCCCAGCGCAGAGGATATCGCTTCCAGCTCCAGCAGCTCCAGCAGCTCCACCGCCAG CCTGCCCAGCTCCCCCAGGGACAGATGTCGAATGGCCCCAGAGTACTTCACTGCACAGAAGATGAAGAAAGCCTATTACCTGACCCAGAAAATTCCTGATCAG GACTTCTATTCATCTGTGCTGGATGTCCTGACGCCAGATGATGTTCGGGTTCTGGTTGAGATGGAGGATGAGTTTTCTCGCCGTGGTCAATTTGAACGAATTTTTCCTTCTCGAATCTCTTCTCGCTATCTCCGCTTTTTTGAGCAGCCACGATATTTCAACATTCTCACCACCCAGTGGGAACAGAAGTACCATGGCAACAAGCTCAAAG GAGTAGATCTGCTTCGGAGTTGGTGCTACAAAGGGTTCCACACAGGATCCATCTCTGATTCTGCTCCAGTG TGGACTCTCCCGACATCAATTCTGACTGTCCCAAAGGGTGATGTGACGCTCAGTGATTTCTCCAAATCAGAGACTGGCAAGCTGGG AAAACATGGCTCCTCCAAGGGAAGCATACCACTCTCTGGAGATGGGACCATGCCCAAGCCCACGAAGACCCAAGCTggcctttcccctctccccaggaAACCCAGTTCCTCAAAGGACAGTGAGGACACCAGCAAAGAGCCCAGCCTCTCCACCCAGACGTTACCCTTGATCAAGTACTCTGGGCAGACTTCGAGGCTTTCTGCCTCCTCCACCTCCCAGTCAGCTGGTGACTCCCTCCTGGCTGCTGTGAGCCTGTGA
- the TTLL4 gene encoding tubulin monoglutamylase TTLL4 isoform X2: MASARTEHYTIGRGNSFKPSGPSGTVPTPPPEKPSEGKVWAQGHQQVKPIWKVEKKHVGTRSAELGPGLLGVPPQPTYFFCPSTLCSSGSTAVIAGHSNSCYLHSLPDLFSSTLLYRHSNYGHRPYQQLESFCLHSSLSEKRPLSLPQKRLPIRLTANKATSSKVSPMASSSTEPYLSLGAAGENPSGKSLASAISGKTPSPLSSSSSSYKPMLNNNSFMRPNSTKVPLLQATEGLKPVSSPKVQLVSWHQSGGTGDCALQPVEHKVPKSSGTVLDDDPSHSTLSTPSSLDASTTSAASPHYNWSNLATGAEPHPCGLDGDSVSQNLTKEVRFTEAVRKLTARGFEKKPRQGYHFEQSYFMNPSLQWDVLNRNRWWKPAVVGQQLPQENAGADSSVLPGASDTMELDSTVFCTKHISIHLLASHASGLSCSPACGSAINSPPLGEDKTPSLPSPPQPLGVAEVATHLSSIHLGKLGREEPKEARKLDSPARDIGSATDLQLDQVEAEDLEEELIGGLEDCCNHDENEEEEGDSECSSCSAVSPSESVAVISRNCMEILTKPLSKEKVVRPALIYSLFPNVPPTIYFGTPDERVEKLPWEQRKLLRWKMSTVTPNIVKQTIGRSHFKISKRNDDWLGCWGHHMKSPSFRSIQEHQKLNHFPGSFQIGRKDRLWRNLSRMQSRFGKKEFSFFPQSFILPQDAKLLRKAWESSSRQKWIVKPPASARGIGIQVIHKWSQLPKRRPLLVQRYLHKPYLISGSKFDLRIYVYVTSYDPLRIYLFSDGLVRFASCKYSPSMKSLGNKFMHLTNYSVNKKNAEYQANEDETACQGHKWALKALWSYLSQKGVNSDAIWEKIKDVVVKTIISSEPYVTSLLKMYVRRPYSCHELFGFDIMLDENLKPWVLEVNISPSLHSSSPLDISIKGQMIRDLLNLAGFVLPSAEDIASSSSSSSSSTASLPSSPRDRCRMAPEYFTAQKMKKAYYLTQKIPDQDFYSSVLDVLTPDDVRVLVEMEDEFSRRGQFERIFPSRISSRYLRFFEQPRYFNILTTQWEQKYHGNKLKGVDLLRSWCYKGFHTGSISDSAPVWTLPTSILTVPKGDVTLSDFSKSETGKLGKPSSSKDSEDTSKEPSLSTQTLPLIKYSGQTSRLSASSTSQSAGDSLLAAVSL; the protein is encoded by the exons ATGGCCTCAGCAAGAACAGAGCACTACACTATTGGCCGGGGAAACAGCTTTAAGCCGAGTGGGCCCTCAGGCACAGTGCCTACCCCGCCACCTGAGAAACCCTCTGAGGGCAAAGTCTGGGCTCAGGGTCATCAGCAGGTGAAGCCAATCTGGAAGGTGGAGAAGAAGCACGTGGGAACACGTTCAGCAGAGTTGGGCCCAGGCCTCTTGGGTGTCCCACCGCAGCCCACATACTTCTTTTGCCCCAGCACTTTATGTAGCTCCGGGAGCACGGCTGTCATTGCAGGCCACAGCAACTCCTGTTACCTGCACTCCCTCCCGGACCTGTTCAGCAGCACCCTGCTCTACCGCCACTCCAACTACGGCCACAGACCATACCAGCAGCTGGAGTCTTTCTGCTTGCATTCAAGCCTGTCAGAAAAAagacctctttctctccctcagaAGAGACTCCCTATCAGACTCACTGCCAATAAGGCCACTTCTTCCAAGGTCTCCCCCATGGCATCCTCATCCACAGAACCATACCTCTCACTGGGAGCGGCTGGGGAAAATCCTTCAGGGAAGAGCCTGGCCTCTGCCATCTCAGGGAAGACCccgtctcctctctcctcttcttcctcttcctacaAGCCCATGCTAAATAACAACTCCTTCATGCGGCCAAATAGCACTAAAGTGCCTTTATTGCAGGCCACAGAAGGCCTGAAGCCAGTATCCTCACCGAAGGTCCAGCTTGTCTCCTGGCATCAATCAGGGGGCACTGGAGACTGTGCACTCCAGCCTGTTGAGCACAAGGTGCCCAAGAGCAGTGGCACTGTCCTAGATGATGACCCTTCCCACAGCACCCTGTCTACCCCCAGTTCCTTAGACGCTTCCACCACCAGTGCTGCCTCTCCCCACTACAACTGGAGTAACTTAGCCACAGGGGCAGAGCCACATCCCTGTGGCCTGGATGGGGACTCTGTTTCCCAGAATCTGACTAAGGAGGTTCGGTTCACTGAGGCTGTGAGGAAGTTGACTGCAAGAGGCTTTGAGAAGAAGCCAAGGCAAGGCTACCATTTTGAACAGTCTTATTTCATGAACCCCAGCTTGCAGTGGGATGTCCTCAACAGGAACAGGTGGTGGAAACCAGCTGTGGTAGGCCAGCAGCTCCCTCAGGAGAATGCTGGAGCAGACAGTAGCGTCCTCCCTGGAGCCTCGGACACCATGGAGCTGGACAGTACAGTCTTCTGTACCAAACACATCAGTATTCACCTCCTTGCCTCACACGCCAGTGGGCTCAGCTGCAGCCCTGCCTGTGGATCTGCAATCAACTCCCCACCTCTTGGAGAAGACAAAACTCCATCTCTGCCTTCTCCCCCTCAGCCCCTTGGCGTGGCCGAGGTGGCCACCCACCTCTCTTCCATCCATCTGGGCAAGCTTGGGAGGGAGGAGCCTAAGGAAGCCAGGAAGCTGGACTCACCTGCTAGGGATATTGG TTCAGCTACTGACCTCCAGCTAGACCAGGTTGAAGCTGAAGATCTGGAAGAAGAGCTAATAGGTGGTTTGGAAGACTGCTGCAACCATGATGAGAATGAAGAGGAGGAGG GAGACTCAGAGTGCTCCTCATGCAGTGCTGTTTCCCCCAGCGAGTCAGTAGCAGTGATCTCTCG GAACTGTATGGAGATTCTGACCAAACCCCTTTCCAAAGAGAAAGTTGTCCGACCAGCCCTCATCTACAGTCTCTTTCCCAACGTGCCCCCTACCATCTATTTTGGCACTCCGGATGAGAGAG TGGAGAAACTTCCCTGGGAGCAGAGGAAGCTGCTCCGGTGGAAGATGAGCACAGTGACCCCCAACATTGTCAAGCAGACCATTGGACGGTCCCACTTCAAAATCAGCAAGA GGAATGATGACTGGCTGGGCTGCTGGGGTCACCACATGAAGTCTCCTAGTTTCCGATCCATTCAGGAGCATCAGAAG CTAAACCACTTCCCAGGTTCATTCCAGATTGGGCGAAAGGACCGACTGTGGCGGAACCTGTCCCGCATGCAGAGCCGGTTTGGCAAGAAGGAGTTCAGTTTCTTCCCCCAGTCCTTCATCCTGCCCCAGGATGCCAAGCTTCTGCGCAAAGCCTGGGAGAGCAGCAGCCGCCAAAAGTGGATTGTTAAACCA CCGGCATCTGCTCGAGGCATTGGCATCCAGGTCATTCACAAGTGGAGTCAGCTCCCCAAGCGAAGACCCCTTCTGGTACAGAG GTATCTCCACAAACCCTACCTCATCAGCGGCAGCAAGTTCGATCTGAGAATCTATGTTTACGTCACCTCCTATGATCCTCTACGGATTTACCTCTTTTCAGATGGACTCGTCCGCTTTGCCAGTTGCAA GTATTCCCCTTCCATGAAGAGCCTTGGCAACAAGTTCATGCACCTGACCAACTACAGTGTCAATAAAAAGAATGCCGAGTACCAGGCCAATGAAGACGAAACGGCCTGCCAGGGCCACAAATG GGCACTGAAGGCTTTATGGAGCTACCTGAGCCAGAAGGGAGTCAACAGTGATGCCATCTGGGAGAAGATAAAGGACGTTGTTGTCAAAACGATCATCTC GTCAGAACCCTATGTGACCAGCCTGCTGAAGATGTACGTGCGGCGGCCCTACAGCTGCCACGAGCTCTTCGGTTTCGACATCATGCTCGATGAGAACCTCAAGCCCTGGGTCCTGGAAGTCAACATCTCCCCAAG CCTCCACTCCAGCTCTCCACTGGACATCAGCATCAAAGGCCAGATGATCCGTGACCTTCTGAACCTGGCGGGCTTTGTTCTGCCCAGCGCAGAGGATATCGCTTCCAGCTCCAGCAGCTCCAGCAGCTCCACCGCCAG CCTGCCCAGCTCCCCCAGGGACAGATGTCGAATGGCCCCAGAGTACTTCACTGCACAGAAGATGAAGAAAGCCTATTACCTGACCCAGAAAATTCCTGATCAG GACTTCTATTCATCTGTGCTGGATGTCCTGACGCCAGATGATGTTCGGGTTCTGGTTGAGATGGAGGATGAGTTTTCTCGCCGTGGTCAATTTGAACGAATTTTTCCTTCTCGAATCTCTTCTCGCTATCTCCGCTTTTTTGAGCAGCCACGATATTTCAACATTCTCACCACCCAGTGGGAACAGAAGTACCATGGCAACAAGCTCAAAG GAGTAGATCTGCTTCGGAGTTGGTGCTACAAAGGGTTCCACACAGGATCCATCTCTGATTCTGCTCCAGTG TGGACTCTCCCGACATCAATTCTGACTGTCCCAAAGGGTGATGTGACGCTCAGTGATTTCTCCAAATCAGAGACTGGCAAGCTGGG gaAACCCAGTTCCTCAAAGGACAGTGAGGACACCAGCAAAGAGCCCAGCCTCTCCACCCAGACGTTACCCTTGATCAAGTACTCTGGGCAGACTTCGAGGCTTTCTGCCTCCTCCACCTCCCAGTCAGCTGGTGACTCCCTCCTGGCTGCTGTGAGCCTGTGA